CCGGCCGCGGCGCCAGGTGAAGCAGATGGCGCTCTGGCTGGAGCTGCCGATCCTGCTGGTGGTGGCGTTCTGCCTGGCCGTGCTGATCCGCACGTTCCTGGTGCAGGCGTTCTACATCCCCTCCGGGTCGATGGAGAACACGCTGCTCGTCGGCGACCGCGTGCTGGTGAACAAGGTCGTCTACGACGTGCGCACGCCGGAGCGCGGCGAGGTCGTCGTGTTCCGCGGCACCGACCGGTGGGCCCCGGAGCACACGGACGACACCTCCGGGCTGACGTTCATGACCAGGCTCAGCCGTACGATCGGCGACCTGGTCGGCGTCGGCCGGCCCGGTGAGAAGGACTTCATCAAGCGGGTGATCGGCGTCGGCGGCGACACCGTCTCGTGCTGCGACGAGCAGGGCCGCATCCTGGTCAACGGCATGCCGATCGACGAGCCGTACATCTTCGAGGACTCGCCGCTGGACGACACGGTCGGCGACGGCAACGACTGCCGCTCCCGCCGCTTCCAGGAGATCGTCATCCCGGAGGGCCAGATCTTCGTGATGGGCGACCACCGGTCGGTCTCCCAGGACGCCCGCTGCCAGGGCCCGGTCCCGGTGGAGAACGTGGTCGGCCAGGCGTTCGTGATCGTCTGGCCACGGGACAGCTGGGCCGGGATTCCCGTACCGGAGGTGTGGGACGACGTGCCGGACTCCGCCGCGGCGCCTCAGGACACGACCCCTGACACTCAAGGAGGATTCGTGCTCACTGTCCCCTTGTTGGCATCTCTGGCGTTTAAGGCGCGTTCCCGGTCTCGGTTCTCAGCCCGTCGTCGTAGGCTGCCTTCGTGATCGACGAGCAGACCGACAAGCCACGCAGTTCGTTCTGGAAAGAACTCCCCATCCTCCTCGGTGTGGCGCTGCTTGTCGCCATCCTGGTGCGGACGTTCGTGCTCCAGACGTTCTACATCCCGTCCCCCTCCATGGAGCACACGCTCAACGTCTACGACCGGGTCCTGGTCAACAAGCTCGTGTACAACTTCCGTGACCCGGCGCGCGGCGAGATCATCGTGTTCGAGGCGCCGGAGGGCTGGCGCAGCACGCCCAAGGGCGAGGACTTCATCAAGCGCATCATCGGCGTCGGTGGCGACCGGGTCATGTGCTGCGACGCACAGGGGCGCCTCCAGGTGAACGGCGTCTCGCTCGACGAGCCGTACATCTACGCGGAGAACGGCATCCAGGACCCGGCCGCGTCCACCGAGTTCGACATCGTGGTGCCGGACGGCCGACTCTGGGTGATGGGCGACCACCGCTCACAGTCCGGCGACTCGCTGGAGCACTGGACGACGTCGGACGGTGACATGGCGAAGTCCACGATCTCCGAGGAAGCGGTCGTCGGGCGTGCCTTCGTGCTGTTCTGGCCGTTCTCCCGGGTCGACTGGCTGTCCGCGCCGGAGACGTTCGAACAGGTCCCGTCCGGCAGCGGCGGCTGAGGGTCTCCTAGGCTGGTGTGATGGTGGACTTCGTGCCGCGCCGGGCGGCTCGTGTGCTGCTGGTCGACGAGGCCGGGCGGCTGCTGCTGTTCCGGGGCGTCGACCCGGGACGGCCCGGCGAGCCGTACTGGTTCACGATCGGTGGTGGCCTCGACGAGGGGGAGACGCCGGCCCAGGCCGCCGCGCGCGAGCTGCGCGAGGAAGCCGGGCTGGACCTGCCGGTGGCCGAGCTCGGCGAGCCGGTGCACGCGGAGGTGACCGAGTTTCCGTTCGACAGCGTGTGGTACCGGCAGGAACAGGAGTTCTTCCTGGTACGGGCGGCCGGCGGTGAGATCGACACGAGCGGGTTCGACGAGATCGAACGGGAGAGCATCACGTCGTACCGGTGGTGGTCCGCGTCCGAGCTGGCGTCCGCGACCGAGCCGGTGCACCCCGCCGGCCTGGCCGACCTGCTGCGGCGGGTGACGGCCGGTGCTTAGCCCGCCGAAGACGATCGTCCGGCGTGAGGGTGGCATCTACGCGCTGGAGCGGGCGCTGCAGCGCCGCGGGTTCACGCTGGTCGCCGGCGCGGACGAGGCCGGACGTGGCGCGTGCGCGGGCCCGCTGGTCGCGGCCGCGGTGGTGCTGCCGACCGGGAAACGCGGCGAGATCGACGGCCTGACCGACTCGAAGCTGCTGACCGCCGCCGCGCGCGAGCGAATCTACGCAGAGGTGGTCAAGCGGGCACTCGCGTACTCGGTCGTGGTCATACCCCCCACCGAGGTGGATGCGCGCGGTCTGCATGTGTGTAACCTCGCGGCCATGCGCCGCGCGCTGGCCTCGCTGGCCGTCCGCCCCGAGTACGTCCTCACCGACGGCTTCGCGGTGGACGGGCTCGGCGTGCCCGGGCTCGCCGTGTGGAAGGGCGACCAGGTCGCCGCATGCGTGGCGGCGGCGAGCGTGCTCGCCAAGGTCACCCGAGACCGGATCATGGTGGAGCTGGACGCCGAGTTCCCGGCCTACGGCTTCGCCGACCACAAGGGGTACGTGACCGCCGAGCACAACGCGGCACTGGCGGAACATGGCCCGTGCGTGGAGCATCGGTACTCGTACGCGAACGTGGCTGCCGCGTCCGGCCGCGACGGCAGCCCACCGCGGGCCCGCCGTCCGGTCTCAGCGGAGTCCGATCGCCCGTCGGTCGTGTCGTCCGGCGGCACCGGTGCCGCGCCCGTGGGCGCCGCCACCGGGGCCGAGGCGATGGCACGGGTCGCCGCGGGCTGGAGTACCGTCGGCGTGGCATCGGAGCAGCAGCCACGACCGCCGACGTGGGTGGGGGAAGATGGCCAGATGAAGGGCGGACAACGATGAGCGCAGAAGATCTCGAGAAGTACGAGACCGAGATGGAGCTGCAGCTCTATCGGGAGTACCGCGACATCGTCCGTCAGTTCTCCTATGTGGTCGAGACCGAGCGGCGCTTCTACCTCGCGAACCACGTGGACCTCCACGTCCGGAACTCGGACGGCGAGGTCTACTTCGAGGTCGAGATGCAGGACGCATGGGTCTGGGACATGTACCGGCCGGCCCGCTTCGTCAAGAACGTGCGCGTGATGACCTTCAAGGACGTCAACGTCGAGGAGCTGGAGAAGCCGGAGATCTCGCTGCCGACGGACACCGGCTTCCCCAGCTGACGTTCTCCCCTCCTTTCCGGCCCGGGGCCGCGGTATCCCACCGCACTCCGGGCCTCCGCATGTGTAGGGACCGGCCTCCCCACTCGGTGCGCCACGAGGCTGGCCGGTAGGTCGGGTTTCGCGGCCGGTGCGGCCGCGGCGTTTGTCGCTTGTGGCTAGGGACGTGAGCGGCCGGCCGAGGACACGGGCGGCTGCGTCGCGCGGAGTCGCCAGGTCTCGCGGAGGACCGCGCGGCGGTTCTGTGCCGCGCTGCCTTTGCGCCGCGCTTCCCTCCGTTCCGTGCTGTGTCCCGCGCCGCGTTCGGGACCTGTCGTGTCGTGTTCCGCGCAATGCCATGGCGCGTTCCTGCCCGCGCTGCCCGCGCTGCCCGCGCTGCCCGCGCTGCCCGCGCTGCCCGCGCTGCCCGCGCTGCCCGCGCTGCCCGCACTGCCCGCACTGCCCGCGCCGTAGGGGTTCGGCGGTGCGGAGCGATCGCAGCGCGGGATCAGCAGCGCGTCAGGGACGCGAGGTGCGGTGTGTTCGTGGCGCGGCTGTGTCGGCGCGGTGTGGTGGGCCCTTGCGGCGCGATGTGTCCTGGGCAGTCGGTTGCGGCGGTCAAGGGTTTGGTTGCCGGGGCAGGAGGCGGGCTCGGCCGAGACCGAGCACCAGCAGGGGATCGAGGTACTCGGCACCTCGGCGCAAACCCCAGTGCAGGCAGGCGGCAGCCGGACAGCCGGGATGACCGGTGGCCAGCGTGCCCAGGGGAGTACCGGCCGTCACGGGCTGGCCGCGTGCGATGCCGACGTGCACCGGCTGGTAGGTCGTGCGCAAGCCGCCGGGATGCTCGACACTCACCACGCCTTGACCCGCGACCTGACCGGCGAAGAGCACCGTGCCTGCTCCGGCGGAACGAACGATCGTCCCGGGAGATGCGCCGAGATCCACGCCGCGATGACCGGGCAGCCAGCGCTGTGGCGGCGGATCGAAGCGACGGACGATCTGCGGAGGCGGCCCGCTCAACGGCCAGCTGTACCTGACCCCGGCTTGTGCGGACGAGCCGGTAGACGGCCCGCGACCCGACGTCGCCGGGGTCGGGCCGCCGGCAGACGGTGGCCCGGCTGAAGGTGGCGCGGTTGCCGCAGGCGCGGTTGCCGCAGGTGCGGTTGACGATGGTGTCTCCGGCGGACTCGATCTGGTGTCCGGTAACTGCGTCGGTGCGACCTGCGAGACCGGTGCGGTCGAGCGAGTGACGGAGCGTGAAGGCGGCGCGCTGCCGGCCGGCAGGAGTGCCGCCAGACTGAGAACGGCCAGGGGGAGTGCGGTGAGGTGCATGAGCCGAGGATTGCGTGAACGGTGCGCCCGCCGAATGCCGATTCTCGGATCTGTGGACAAAGTTTCTGCCTGTGGATAACCCGCCGCAGACCTGCAGCCCGGCTCACACTGGACCAGTAACGAAGCCACAAACCAGCAGGGACAAGCCGACGTCGGCCCGTCGCGACGTCGACCTGGACCGGCACGATGCTGGCCGTGCTCGCCATCGGTCGCTATCGGCTCGCCTTGACTACCGCGTCCTCCGGTCTGGCCTGTGCCGTCGCGGGGCCGCGGGGCCGCCGGGCCGCCGGGCTGCCGGGCCGCTGTGTTGGCGTGCCGGCGCGCTGCAGTGCTGCCGCGCCGACTGAATGCCGGCACGTCGGCGCGCCAGCGTGTTGCCGTGCTGAGGTGCCATCGTGCCTTCGCTGCAATTGAGCGTGGACCGGCTTCTTGGCCTGGTTAGGCGGTTCTGTGGTTCGGGGCGAGGCCTGGTCCAGGGGCGGGGGACATGGTGGGTTTGGTGTTCGGCTGCGGTGACGGGTGCTCTGGTCCGGTGTGGTGCCGTGTGCCCGGGTGGGAGAGCGCGTGAAGGTGGCGCACGATTGGATTCGTTTTTCGGGCGGTGTTACCGGAGGAATCGAAGGAGGGTGGTTTCGACGCCGGTGCCGGGCACGTTTCCGGTCGCCTGCCTGCCGGGATCGTCGAGGCGGCGTCGTTCGGGAGGAGTTGGAGAAGGGCCGTTCGCGCGTGGGGTGCGGATTTGTCTTGCGGCCACGGATCGTGCAGGGAGGAGCGCCAGCGACGACCGGTGCCCGCGGGAGTGTGCGGAAATCGGCCCGCCGGAAGCGGGCAAAGTGAATGTCATTCGGTCAGCTGCCGGCGGTGAGCAGCGCGGGGAGTCGTGCGGCGAGGCGGTCGTATTCGTCCGGCTGGTTGTAGACCTGGGCGGAGATGCGTAGCCAGCCGCGGGAATTCCAGGCGTTGATGCCGACTGCGGCGCCGAGTTTGTCCGCGATGCGGTGGCGGAGGGCGACCGCGTCCGCGTCCGTCGTGGCGACGCCGGACGGGAGTGGCACGACGCGCATCGCGATGCCGGCGCCGCCGGGATCGGGCAGGTCGGCGGGGCGGAGACCGAGCGCGGCGCCGATCACCCGCTGACCGTAGGCGGCCAATGCTGCGTTGTGGGCGCGGACCCGGTCGTGACCGAGGGTGCGCAGCACGAAGAGGCCGGTCGGCGCGGACAGCCACGGGCTGTAGTCGAGTGTGCCCTGGGACTCGACGTTCGCGGGAAATCCGTCGTCGTGGTCCCAGGAGACGGCGAGTGGTTCGATGCGGTCCCGCCAGCGCGGCGCCACCGTCAGCATCGCCACCGAGCGTGGTGCGAACGCCCACTTGTGCAGGTTGCCGACCCAGAAGTCGGCGCCGATCCCGTCGACTGCCAGCGGCAGCATGCCGGGGGCGTGGGCGCCGTCGACCAACACGGCCACGTTGGCGCGGTGGGCGGCCTCCACGATGGGCACGAGCGGGAACAGCTTCACCGTGGAGGACGCGACCTGGTCCACGATCAGCAGGCGGGTGCGGTCGGTGAACGCGGCCCGGAGCAGCGACACCACCTCGCCGTCGCCGGCGGTCAGCGGTACCGCCACGGTGCGGGCCACGGCACCGGTCCGGCGGCATTCCCGCGCCACCGCGATCGCGACCGAGCCGTAGCCGTGATCGGTCAGCAGGATCTCGTCGCCGGCCCGCAGGCCCATCGACTGCAGCACGATCGCGACACCGGCGGTCGTGTTCGGGATCAGCGCGGTGCCGTCCGGGTCCGCGCCGAACTGCGTCGCCAGGTGCCGCCGGGTGTGCCCGACCCGATCGCGCAGGCCCCGGGTGTAGAACCGCATCGGATCGAGCTCGACCTCGTCGCGCAGACGCTGCTGGGCGCGCTGCACCGCGATCGGGGTCACGCCGACCGTGCCGTGGTTCAGGTAGGAGACGGCCGGATCCAGTGAGAAGAGCAGTCGTGCACCGGCGATTGTGTCCGGCGGCCGTACGTCACCAGTGCCCACCCGTCGATCGTAAGGGGCGCAGCGGCGCGGACGCTGCTTTTCAGGCGCGGGGGTGAGCCTGACGGTACGCCGCACGCAGCCGCTCGACCGACACGTGCGTGTAGATCTGCGTGGTCGCCAGCGACGCGTGCCCCAGCAGCTCCTGCACCGAGCGAAGGTCGGCACCGCCCTCCAGCAGGTGGGTGGCGGCGGAATGGCGCAGCCCGTGCGGCGTCGTGTGCGGCAACCGCTCGGCCCGCGCGTAGGCCGCCACGATCCGGCGCGCGATCGTCGGCTGCAGGCGGCCTCCGCGCGCGCCGAGCAGCAGGGCCGGTCCGCTGTCCCCGCTGGCCAGGGTGGGGCGCGCGAGACGGAGATAGGCGTCGAGCGCCCGCTCGGCCGGTACACCGAACGGGACCGAGCGCTCCCGGTTGCCCTTGCCGAGGACCCGGACCAGCCGGCGCGCGCGGTCCAGATCGGAGAGGTCGAGGCCGCACAGCTCACTGACCCGGATGCCGGTGGCGTAGAGCAACTCCAGTACGAGACGGTCGCGCAGCTCCACGGGTGTGGGCGGTGTCCCGCCGGCCTCGGCGCCCGCTTCACCTCCGGCAGCGCCCGAGACCCGGCCGGTGCCCACCGATCCGACCGCAGGGCTGGCTGCGGAACCTGAGCCGACTGCGGCGCCGGAGTCGGCTGGCTCCGCAGTGGTGCTTGGTGCCACCGGTTCGCCTGCGGCGCCGGAGCCGGTTGCGGTGCCGCAGGCGGCTGGCTCGGCAGTGGCGCCGGGCACCGCCGGTCCGGTTGCGGTGCCGGAGTCGGCTGGCTCGGCAGCGGCGCCGGGCATCCCCAGCGCGGCTGCGGCGCGGGAGCCGGTTGGCTCGGCAGTGGTGGCTGGCGCCGCCGGTTCGCCTGCGGCGCCGGAGTCGGTGGCGGTGGTGGAGTCGGTTGGCTCGGCAGCGGCGCCGGGGACCGCAGGTCCGACTGCGGACCCGGGCCGGCGGGGGCCGGGCGTGGCACCGGGCACCGTTGATCCGGCCGCCGTGCGGCCGGCCTGTCTCGATGCGGAGGCGGGGGACGAGACCAGCGCGGCCGCCTGGTCCGCGCGGAGTGCTCCGGGCAGCGTGCGGTGCGCCCGCGGGCTGGCCAGTTGGGCACCCACGTCGTGCTCCAGGTGGCCGGCTCGGTGTGCCCAGGCCGTGAGCGCCCGGGCCGACGCCGCCCGGCGGGCCATCGAGGTGCGCGCGGCGCCGTGCGCGCGCTGGGTCGCCAGCCAGCTGCGCAGCTCGGCGATGTCCAGGTCGGCAATCGTCGAACAGCCGGCGGCGGCCGCGTGACCGAGCAGCGAGACCACGTCGCCCACGTAGGCCCGCACCGTGTGTGCCGAGCGGTCCTGGACGGTGGCCACGTGATGGGCGAACTCGTCGACGATCGTGCGCATCCCGGCCGGGAGGCCTTCGTACACGTCCTGTGTCGCGCGAGTGCGCGGCGGCTCGCTGCTCCCCATCCGTCGACGGTCCGCCCCGGACCGCCGGTCGTCAACTCGGCACGCGCGCGGCGCGCGGCCGTCATGGCGATCCACGGCGCGGCCGGGCAAGTTTGTAGGCGCCGTCGCGTGCGGTGACGAGGCCGAGCTCGGTGAGCAGGGCCAGACGGCGGAGGGTGGCGCGCGGGCCGATGCCGGTCCGGGCGGAGAGCTGGTCGGGCGTGATCTCGCGGCCGGCCTGGAACGCCTCCAGGAGGCGGGCGGACTCGTCGTCGAGGCGGTCACGGTCGCGGACGTCGCCGCGCGGGCGGGGCGCCAGGTCGGCGCCGATGGTGCCGACCTCCTCCAGGATGTCGGCGGCGCCGGTGACCAGGCGGGTGCCGGGCTGGTGGCGGAGCACGTCGTGGCAGCCGACGGACATGGCGGAGCCGACCGGGCCGGGCACCGCCATGGCGACCCGGCCGGGCAGGCCGCACGCCCGGCCGAGCGTCTGGACGGCACCGCTGCGGGCGGCGGCCTCGACCACGACCGTGCCGCGCGTGGCGGCCGCGATCAGCCGGTTGCGGACCAGGAAGCGGTGCCGCAGCGGATCCTCGCCCGGCGCCCACTCGCTGACCAGCAGGCCACCGTCGATGATGCGCTCGAAGAGCGCGGTGTTGCCGGCCGGGTAGGGCCGGTCGACGCCGCACGCGAGCACCGCGACGGTGACGCCGCCGGCCCGCAGCGCGGCGCGGTGTGCGGCACCGTCGATGCCGTACGCACCGCCGGAGACGACGGTCCAGCCCCGGCCCGCGAGGTCGAAGCCGATCTCCGTGGCCAGCCGGTTCCCGTACTCCGTGGCGGCGCGGGCGCCGACGACCGCGACCGAGCGGGCGAGGGCCGCGGCGAGCGGCAGCGACCCGCGGACCCACAGGCACAGCGGCGGCCGGGTGTCCCGGTCGACCCGGTGCGGTCCGCCGCGCAGGTCGATGGTCCGCAGGTCGGCGACCTGGTCGGGCCATTCGGCGTCGCCGGGGACGACGAGCCGCGCTCCGACCTGCTGCGCACGCTCCAGTTTCTCCTCGGCGGTCCGCAGCGGGTCACCGGCCCGCAGGCGCGCGGCGGCCGTGTTCCGCGTGCCGGAGTGGCAGGACGGGTCGTGCAGGATGCGCCAGAGCGCTTCGGGCGCACCGTGTGCCTGGACCATCTCCCAGCCGATCAGGTGCCCGGGCTCGAGCAGCCAGTTCAGCGCGACCCGGGCCAGCCGGTCCTCCCGCGTGCTCATCCGTGCTCCCCGGCGCGCAGCTGGCTGGCCTCGGCCACCTCGTCCGCCCCGGGCCGGTCCAGACCGTCCAGGTCGGCGACGGTCCAGGCCAATCGGAGCGTGCGATCGAAGCCGCGGGCGGTGAGCGAGCCGCTGTCCAGCGCGCGCTGGAGGCGGTCGACGTCCGGCCGGGGCAGCTGCCAGGGCGGCCGGCGCAGGGCGGCGCCGGGAACCTCCGCGTTGGTGCGCCAGCCGTGCGCGGACCAGCGTGCCGCGGCCGCGGCACGGGCCTGGGCGACCCGGGCGGCGACCGTGGCGGAGGTCTCGCGCGGCGTGTCCGCGCCGACCAGGTCGGCCGCGCGCATCGGGTGCAGCCGGACGCGCAGGTCGAGGCGGTCGAGCAGGGGCCCGGAGAGCCGGCCGAGGTAGCGACGGCGGGCCACCGGCGTGCACTCGCAGGCGGCGTCCCCGGCGGGCTTCGCGCACGGGCACGGATTCGCCGCGATGACCAGCTGCACGCGGGTGGGGTATTCGGTGGTGCCGCCGGTGCGGTTGAGCGTGACCCGGCCGGACTCCAGTGGCTGGCGCAGCGAGTCGAGCACGCGCGCGGCGAACTCCGGCGCCTCGTCGAGGAACAGCACGCCGCGGTGGGCCAGGGACAGCGCGCCGGGACGGGCCAGGCCGGAGCCGCCGCCGACCAGCGAGGCCAGGCTGGCGGTGTGGTGCGGGGCCTGGAACGGCGGTCGGCGGATGAGGCGGCCGCCGGGCGGCAGCGTGCCGGCGATCGAGTGCACCGCGGTGACCTCCAGCGCGGCCTCGTCGTCCAGCTCGGGGAGCACGGACGGCAGGCGCTCGGCGAGCATGGTCTTGCCGGCGCCGGGTGGCCCGATGAGCGCGAGGTGGTGCGCGCCGGCGGCGGCGACCTCGATGGCCCGGCGCCCGACGGCCTGCCCGGCCACGTCGGCCAGGTCCGGGCCGGGCGGCACCGGGGGACCGGGCGAGCCGGGTGGCGGGAGCAGCGTGCCCGAGCCGCGGACGAAACCGATCAGCCGTTGCAGCGTGTCGACCGCGCGGACGTCCACGCCGGGGACGACGGTCGCCTCGTCCGCGTTGTGCAGCGGGACGACGGCGCGGGTGAGACCGGCCCGCGCGGCGGCGGCGACCATCGGCAGGATGCCGCGGATCGGGCGCACGGTGCCGTCGAGGCCCAGCTCACCGAGGATCGCGACGCCGTCCAGGCCGACCGGTGGCAGCCCGCCGGCGCACGCCAGGATGCCGGCCGCGATGGCCAGGTCGAAGGCGGAGCCGCGCTTGGGCAGGGTGGCGGGGAGGAGGTTGACGGTGAGCCGCCGGTTCGGCCACTCCTCGCCGGAGTTGACGATCGCGGCGCGGACCCGGTCACGAGCCTCGTTGAGCGCGGTGTCGGGCAGGCCGGTGAGCGTGACCCCGGGCAGGCCCGGCGCGATGTCGACCTCGACCTCGACCAGGTGGCCCGCCACGCCGACCAGCCCGACGCAGCACACCTTGGCGTAGCTCATCGCGGCCGTCAGAACGCGCTTCGGACGTGCTCGACCGAGGCCGCGCCACGACGCCGGGCGGTCACCGCGACCACGTCGAAGCGGACGTGGCCACCGTGACCGGGTGCGTCGGCGAGCCAGTGCGAGGCGACGCGCCGCAACCGCTGCTGCTTGCGCCGGCCGACGGCCTCGGCGGGCGCGCCGAACGTCGTGGACCGGCGCGTCTTGACCTCACAGAAGACGACGTCGTCGCCGTCGGAGAGGATGATGTCGATCTCACCGTCGGCGCACTGCCAGTTGCGGGCGACCGGGGTCATCCCCGCCTCGACCAGGTGCCGCAGTGCCACTCGTTCCCCGTAGGCGCCGACCGCGCGGGTTGTGGTTGTCATGGGTTCACCGTGGTGCGGGGTGGGGGCGGGGGCAACGGCTCATGATCGAGATGTGGAGCGGGAAACCGCCTGTGGAAACGCGGATGATCTCGCGGTGGTTGTGGTACCCGCTCGCGTGGGGAGTAGCGCCCGGAAGTTCCGGTGACATACGGTGCCGACCGTGGATGGACGTCGGTTTGCAGATGAACCAGAACCGCAGTGGTACGGCGACTGGCGCACCCCCGCCGCCGACGAGCCCGCGGACGACCCCCGCGCGGCGACCCGCCCCCGCCGCGCCTCGGACCCGCTGACCGACCCGACCGGGTACAGCGACCACTGGAACGTGCCACGCACCCGGACGCCGGAGACGCCGGACACGGCCGAGCCCCGGTCGCGGCACGGCCAGGAGCGCGGCTACGAGCTCGACGCCGTCACCGGGCGCGGCCTGGAGGCGCTTCCGGTGGTCACGCCCACCGCCGCGGCCCCGGCCGCCCCGGAGTTCGCCGCGCCGCCGGAGGTGAGCGGCGTCACGGCCCCGGACGCGAGCCGCACCGCGGCGTACCCGCTGACCGGCGACGTCCCCCGGTTCCGCACCGAGGCCCTGGACCGCGCCGCCCTGCGCCGTCCGCCCGCGAGCCCACCCGCCCCCGACCCCGCCGCACCGGACCTCGCCGCGGCGAGCCCGGGACCGGTGAGCCCCGGACCGGCGGTCCCCGGCGCGAGCCCGTTGATTCCCGGCGCCACGCACCCGCCCACGGCCCCGGCCTTCATCCCGCCCGCCGGCGAGCCGCCCTACATTCCGGTCAGCCCGGCCCCCGGCGAGCCGCCCTACGTCCCCGCCGGTGACGCGCCCTACGCGCCCGCCGGCGGCGCGCCCTACTCCGCCCCGGCCGGCGGCGAGCGCGTCTACACGACCCGCCGGCCGATCCTCGCCGTACCCATCGGCCTGGTCGCCCTGCTCCTGGAGATCCCGGCGCTGCGCCTGCTCCTGGACGGGTTCACCGGCGGCACCGCCGCGGCCGGCAACCTGGTCAGCGGTCTCGCGCTGGCGCTCAGCCTGCCGCTCACCGGCGTCGGCCTCTACGCGCTGCTGACCACCGGCCGCGCCGCCGATCACCGCACGTGGTGGCGCCCGCCGCTGGCGTACCTCCCGCTCGGGATCGTCCTGCTCCTCGCGGCCGCGATCGCTGCCAGGTAGAACGGGAAACGAGAGCCCTCCCGGGGCGGCACCCCGGGAGCGGCGTATGCTGGTCCACGGCGACCGCCACCGGCGGTCGACCTCGCGCGCCTTCTTCACGGCGGTCGATGATCACGGAATGTGATCATCGATTCCCCGTCGTGGGGCGCCGGCCTCCCTGGTCCCGTTCTCGGCGCAAGCAGAAGCGACGGGCCCACCCTGGCCGGCGACCGGGCGCCAGGCGCCGAGCCGACTGGCATCGGCGGCACAACCAGGGACGACGCAGGGAGCATTTCACCATGGCTGTAGTCAGCATGCGCCAGCTGCTGGAGAGCGGCGTGCACTTCGGGCACCAGACCCGTCGCTGGAACCCGAAGATGAAGCGCTTCATCTTCACCGAGCGCAACGGCATCTACATCATCGACCTCCGCCAGACGCTCGACTACATCGAGAAGGCGTACGAGTACATCAAGAACACCGTCGCCGAGGGCGGCAGCATCCTCTTCGTCGGCACCAAGAAGCAGGCGCAGGAGGCCATCGCCGAGCAGGCGACGCGGGTCGGCCAGCCGTACGTGAACCACCGCTGGCTGGGCGGCATGCTGACCAACTTCCAGACGGTCTACAAGCGGCTGCAGCGGATGAAGGAGCTCGAGGCTCTGGGCGACCTGACCGGCACCGCCGCGGGTTACACCAAGAAGGAGACCCTGCAGCTCTACCGGGAGAAGACCAAGCTCACCAAGACGCTGGGCGGTCTCCGGGACATGCAGAAGGTGCCGTCGGCGATCTGGGTCGTCGACACCAAGAAGGAGCACATCGCGGTCGACGAGGCTCGCAAGCTGGGCATCCCGGTCATCGCGGTGCTGGACACCAACTGCGACCCGGACGAGGTCGACTTCCCGATCCCGGGCAACGACGACGCGATCCGCTCCGCCGAGCTGCTGACCCGCGTGGTCGCCGCGGCGGTCGCCGACGGTCTGATCGCTCGCTCCGGCCGCGCGGGCCGTGGCGGCGACAAGCCGCAGGGCACCGCCGTGGGCGCGGACGAGCCGCTGGCCGAGTGGGAGCGTGAGCTGCTGGAGTCCGGCGAGAAGAAGGCCGCCGACGCCGAGGCGCCCGCCGCGACGGTTCCCGCCGCCGCTGCCCCCGCCGAGGCCCCGGCCGCCGAGCCGGCGCCGGCCGCCGCCGAGTAAAGCCGTCTCCGAGTAAAGCCGAGCAAGAAGCAGCACGACGCGGTGCGGGCCGGCGACGGCCCGCACCGCACCTGCCGCCAGCCGACACAGACATCGAAGAGAGAGTCATGTCCAACTTCACCGCCGCGGACGTCAAGAAGCTGCG
This genomic window from Catenuloplanes niger contains:
- a CDS encoding YifB family Mg chelatase-like AAA ATPase; amino-acid sequence: MSYAKVCCVGLVGVAGHLVEVEVDIAPGLPGVTLTGLPDTALNEARDRVRAAIVNSGEEWPNRRLTVNLLPATLPKRGSAFDLAIAAGILACAGGLPPVGLDGVAILGELGLDGTVRPIRGILPMVAAAARAGLTRAVVPLHNADEATVVPGVDVRAVDTLQRLIGFVRGSGTLLPPPGSPGPPVPPGPDLADVAGQAVGRRAIEVAAAGAHHLALIGPPGAGKTMLAERLPSVLPELDDEAALEVTAVHSIAGTLPPGGRLIRRPPFQAPHHTASLASLVGGGSGLARPGALSLAHRGVLFLDEAPEFAARVLDSLRQPLESGRVTLNRTGGTTEYPTRVQLVIAANPCPCAKPAGDAACECTPVARRRYLGRLSGPLLDRLDLRVRLHPMRAADLVGADTPRETSATVAARVAQARAAAAARWSAHGWRTNAEVPGAALRRPPWQLPRPDVDRLQRALDSGSLTARGFDRTLRLAWTVADLDGLDRPGADEVAEASQLRAGEHG
- a CDS encoding YraN family protein codes for the protein MTTTTRAVGAYGERVALRHLVEAGMTPVARNWQCADGEIDIILSDGDDVVFCEVKTRRSTTFGAPAEAVGRRKQQRLRRVASHWLADAPGHGGHVRFDVVAVTARRRGAASVEHVRSAF
- the rpsB gene encoding 30S ribosomal protein S2, encoding MAVVSMRQLLESGVHFGHQTRRWNPKMKRFIFTERNGIYIIDLRQTLDYIEKAYEYIKNTVAEGGSILFVGTKKQAQEAIAEQATRVGQPYVNHRWLGGMLTNFQTVYKRLQRMKELEALGDLTGTAAGYTKKETLQLYREKTKLTKTLGGLRDMQKVPSAIWVVDTKKEHIAVDEARKLGIPVIAVLDTNCDPDEVDFPIPGNDDAIRSAELLTRVVAAAVADGLIARSGRAGRGGDKPQGTAVGADEPLAEWERELLESGEKKAADAEAPAATVPAAAAPAEAPAAEPAPAAAE